In the genome of Burkholderia sp. PAMC 26561, one region contains:
- a CDS encoding cytochrome b produces the protein MLLLAGQFAIAWTMPDVHHGTQPVGLIAWHLSVGILILLLVAVRIVWRFTHPAPPELPSIPRPLATVARFTHWALYLLLIALPLMGWANASSRGWPSFLGTLLPLPALTPEGSPFGHLLGDWHKVFAWVLLALVGLHAAAALFHHFVLRDATLRRMLPTSRE, from the coding sequence GTGCTTCTTCTTGCGGGCCAATTCGCGATTGCGTGGACCATGCCCGATGTGCATCATGGCACCCAGCCGGTCGGGCTGATTGCGTGGCATTTGTCGGTGGGCATCCTGATCTTGCTGCTGGTGGCCGTGCGAATTGTCTGGCGCTTCACCCATCCGGCACCGCCCGAGTTGCCAAGCATTCCCCGTCCGCTAGCAACGGTTGCGCGCTTTACCCACTGGGCTCTTTATCTTTTGCTGATCGCACTGCCGCTGATGGGATGGGCCAACGCTTCATCCAGAGGGTGGCCGAGCTTTCTGGGCACGCTGTTGCCGTTGCCGGCCTTGACACCAGAAGGATCGCCATTCGGACATTTGCTTGGCGACTGGCATAAGGTTTTTGCCTGGGTTCTGCTCGCGCTTGTTGGACTGCATGCGGCGGCTGCACTTTTTCATCACTTTGTTCTCCGTGATGCCACGCTTCGGCGCATGCTCCCCACATCGCGTGAATAG